A DNA window from Deinococcus arcticus contains the following coding sequences:
- a CDS encoding glyoxalase superfamily protein, whose amino-acid sequence MKHPVKDQARQLAAHLQATHGITLKHGQALDALSAALGYANWNAAAAQGLTDASAAATPATPAAHTPHAHAVMDVHLTVAAAQKWLERPALPSSMGHLYPMVTDLDHGHFDLWADDTVDALTYVDTLLSLAYHPRQDPDSYFGGLWLARACAGEREGSLTYLLTRMAEIMDEHDDGPGELDSWVNDLLTESPDACHERLVQDAQQCHDVVALRVFIRKTYAFTALCRPQQLPKKAVPAEIDRGPMDGDRRSLDVQAAAWKAQLNTKTDVLLCHLDGLGYTRVLTWPHFDYDCVLAKVSSEDVPPITLFVFTDGVTYRPESDEAARILHADLQDAARHVRQTAPQMDGLPFEIVQSLAGAPLQPYEHVVPPYATDELKTAAVRDFIELIGQIRNGDPTD is encoded by the coding sequence ATGAAACACCCGGTCAAGGACCAGGCCCGGCAGCTCGCCGCGCACCTGCAGGCCACGCATGGCATCACCCTCAAGCACGGACAGGCCCTCGACGCCCTCTCTGCCGCGCTCGGGTACGCCAACTGGAACGCCGCCGCCGCGCAAGGCCTCACCGATGCGAGCGCCGCAGCCACACCCGCGACGCCGGCCGCCCACACGCCCCACGCGCACGCCGTCATGGACGTCCACCTCACGGTCGCCGCAGCGCAAAAGTGGCTGGAACGGCCCGCCCTCCCCAGCAGCATGGGCCACCTGTACCCCATGGTCACCGACCTCGACCACGGCCACTTTGACCTCTGGGCGGACGACACCGTGGACGCCCTGACCTACGTGGACACGCTGCTCAGCCTCGCGTACCACCCCCGCCAGGACCCCGACAGTTACTTCGGCGGGCTCTGGCTGGCCCGCGCCTGCGCCGGTGAACGCGAAGGCAGCCTCACCTACCTCCTCACGCGGATGGCCGAGATCATGGACGAACACGACGACGGCCCCGGCGAGCTCGACAGCTGGGTGAACGACCTGCTCACCGAAAGCCCGGACGCCTGCCACGAACGGCTCGTCCAGGACGCGCAACAGTGCCATGACGTGGTCGCCCTGCGCGTGTTCATCCGCAAGACGTACGCGTTCACGGCCCTGTGCCGCCCGCAACAACTGCCCAAAAAAGCCGTCCCCGCCGAGATTGACCGGGGCCCCATGGACGGCGACCGGCGGAGCCTCGACGTGCAGGCCGCCGCGTGGAAGGCGCAGCTGAACACGAAAACGGACGTGCTGTTGTGCCACCTGGACGGCCTCGGGTACACCAGGGTCCTCACCTGGCCGCACTTCGATTACGACTGCGTCCTGGCCAAAGTGTCGAGTGAAGACGTGCCCCCCATCACCCTGTTCGTGTTCACCGACGGCGTGACGTACCGACCCGAGTCCGACGAGGCAGCCCGGATCCTGCACGCCGACCTCCAGGACGCCGCCCGGCACGTCCGGCAAACCGCACCGCAGATGGACGGCCTGCCGTTCGAAATCGTGCAGTCCCTCGCGGGCGCGCCCTTGCAACCGTATGAACACGTTGTCCCCCCGTACGCGACGGACGAACTCAAGACCGCCGCCGTCCGCGACTTCATAGAGCTGATTGGGCAGATTCGGAACGG
- a CDS encoding DUF6882 domain-containing protein, translating into MSTFRDLLSEHAGPVLLRQQHLADLLGTFTWDADLHQGLLHVSGHTRPYRAQLIGTEMHRDASWLWAWANTGSGLGDEVTEDSRRVREHGLTRGVPELTTPRLCTEAVSGHDLAVIACGLTGADAYFRGEFPGGAAYFTLRDVPPAPVLTASRSVHLITTVLQTFALHHPNAVRALYAAHDCPVTIRGRHWSATVGAETVHLAFDDLQRLSEISLAPAALTPA; encoded by the coding sequence ATGTCCACCTTTCGCGACCTGCTCAGCGAGCACGCCGGGCCCGTCCTGCTCCGCCAGCAGCACCTGGCCGACCTGCTCGGCACCTTCACCTGGGACGCCGATCTGCACCAGGGCCTCCTGCACGTCAGTGGGCACACGCGGCCCTACCGGGCGCAGCTGATCGGGACTGAAATGCACCGCGACGCGTCCTGGCTGTGGGCGTGGGCGAACACCGGCAGTGGTCTGGGCGACGAGGTCACTGAGGACAGCCGGCGGGTGCGCGAGCACGGCCTGACCCGCGGCGTGCCTGAACTCACCACGCCGCGGCTGTGCACCGAGGCCGTGAGCGGGCACGACCTGGCCGTGATCGCCTGTGGGCTGACCGGGGCGGACGCCTACTTCCGGGGTGAGTTCCCAGGCGGCGCGGCGTACTTCACGTTGCGGGACGTACCGCCAGCCCCGGTCCTGACGGCCAGCCGCAGCGTGCACCTGATCACCACGGTGCTTCAGACGTTCGCGCTGCACCACCCGAATGCCGTTCGGGCGCTGTACGCCGCCCACGACTGCCCGGTCACCATCCGCGGCCGCCACTGGTCCGCCACGGTCGGGGCAGAAACGGTGCACCTCGCCTTTGATGATCTTCAGCGCCTCAGTGAGATCAGCCTCGCGCCCGCCGCCCTCACACCCGCCTGA